The following nucleotide sequence is from uncultured Ilyobacter sp..
TAATGAAAAAAATCTATCTTATACTCATCCTGCTTTTCTTGGGAACATTAACTTTTTCTGCCGACGTAGATGTAATAGTAAAAAAGGCCTATAATGCGGCTTATTATGCAGGTGAAGACGGTAGGGCCACAGTAGATATGGAGATAGTGGATAAAAATAAAAGGGTTAGAAAAAGACGTATCATTATGCTGAGAAAGGATATCGCAGACGGAAAGGAACAGATGTACTACGCCTACTTCAAAGAACCCTCAGATGTAAAAAACATGGTCTTTATGGTCCACAAAAATATAGAAAAAGATGATGACAGGTGGCTTTATCTCCCTGCTCTTGACCTGGTAAAAAGAATAGCCTCTACCGACAAAAGAAGCAGTTTTGTCGGGTCTGACTTTACCTATGAAGATATATCAGGACGTTCTATAGAAGAGGACATCCATGAGCTGACAGGTGAGGACAGTTCCTATTATATAATAAAAAATACACCCAAAACTCCTGAAGATTTTGCATACTTTGTAACCTACATAGACAAAAAAAATTATCTCCCTATAAAGGCGGAATACTACAATTCATCTGGGAATATTTACAGGAGAATAACTGCTGAAAAAGTAGAGGTTATAGATGGATTCCCTACGATAACCCTTATGAAGGCCGACGAAATAGAAAAAGGTACCTATACCATAAACAAGTTTAGCGATATAGTGTACAACCTTGGAATGGAGGAAAATATTTTTACTGAGAGATACCTCAGACGTCCTCCTAGAAAATGGCTCAGATAAACTTTTTAAAGGGGGGATAAGCTATGAAGTCGAAATATCTTTTTATATTTTTTCTGACATTCCAGTGGGTATCATCTGCTCCCTTTGAAGATACTGAGTTCAGCGGGTTTTTAGAGGGGGCTGCAGGCAGACCGGTGGCTTCTAAGGAATATCAGGAGGAAAGCTTTAACCTAGGGGAGCTCAGACTACAGCTTCAGGCAGATACTCTACTCACCGACACTTCCGAGAGTAGGTTCAAGATAGATTTTTACCGAGATGAGGTCTTAGAAGATTGGAAACTCTCTCTGAGAGAAGCTTATATATCTTATTATCCATCTTCTTTTTACGAGATAAAGGCTGGACGTCAGGTTTTAACCTGGGGAACAGGAGACCTTATCTTTATAAACGACCGGTTTCCAAAGGACTATGAATCCTTTTATTCTGGAAGGGACATGGAATATCTAAAACTACCTTCAGATGCAGTGAAAATATCATTTTTCCCCCAAAAATACATCGTTGATCTTGTGATTATACCACTTTTTACACCAAATAAAGTTGTAAATGGTGAAAGACTTACTTTTTTTGATCAGTCTTCCGGGGAGTTTGTTTATACGGGAAAGGATTATCTCGATGCTGACGAACCCTCTACCTCTTTAGATAATAC
It contains:
- a CDS encoding outer membrane lipoprotein-sorting protein: MKKIYLILILLFLGTLTFSADVDVIVKKAYNAAYYAGEDGRATVDMEIVDKNKRVRKRRIIMLRKDIADGKEQMYYAYFKEPSDVKNMVFMVHKNIEKDDDRWLYLPALDLVKRIASTDKRSSFVGSDFTYEDISGRSIEEDIHELTGEDSSYYIIKNTPKTPEDFAYFVTYIDKKNYLPIKAEYYNSSGNIYRRITAEKVEVIDGFPTITLMKADEIEKGTYTINKFSDIVYNLGMEENIFTERYLRRPPRKWLR